The stretch of DNA tatatatataatactctattctgttgaataaaacaatcatttgatgcaataaaagtattataacataatcttgcaatttttccACCATAcgttcctgtgcaggtgttgttacacgtggtctgccactgcgaggacgatcggctgtccgtcctgtctccctgtagcactgtcttaggcgtctcacagtacggacattgcaatttattgccctggccacgactgccataactgtgaccttaattgcctaccgtctgtaaactgttagtgtcttaacgaccgttccacaggtgcatgttcattaattgtttatggttcattgaacaagcatgtgtgtttaaaccctttacaatgaagatctgtgaagttattgtaGCCGATTTTTGTAGCCGATTTTGTTTTGGAAAGACaaggtcttgaaaaagggacatttctttttttgcagagtttatattatttagggttaggaaagtatttatgaataataaaaaaaactttaagcaCCAAGTATATTggggaataaaaaatacaatggtttgattcattctgaaagttgccatatttaattgttcaatccatgaaatattggaaggtgagaaaagtgtacaataggggttgaacagtagtcctataaatctaccctaataatcctcactaatcatggaactgtgatgacaatGGTCCAGTCGTCGTGAACTGTgcaccaggctccaggtttaaactgataTGTATGGTATGTGTtgcataatgattcaaataggctacatgtcctaaAGTATTGCACAAATTAGCCATATGATAACTGTTAATATGTTAGCCATATGATAACTGTTAATATGTTAGCCATATGATAACTGTTAATATGTTAGCCATATGATAACTGTTAATATGTTAGCCATATGATAACTGTTAATATGTTAGCcatatgatccactattgctagTGAACTTCAGGAACAATCACACAAATGTGACAGAGGAAGAAAAGGTAAACAATGTAATGGAATGATGAACATTTTAAGGAAAAATTAGTAAGacataaatgtatgtgggtataactgacgttggctactgatagtggctaatatttagcACAATACAAATTGTAAAAAGTAGTCTGTGCATATATTTAAGCATATAATTCAAACATTCtagaaatcataaatcaactTGGTAGGTTTGGCTCTATGCTATCATTTGCAcatggctacagaagcctatacCTTGGGTCTCCAAATATAATACCTGCAAGTTATAAGGCCAGCATTTAATAAACTCCAATGTGGAAAAGTTATggtgatatgcttcagtttgctgccatatgactggtttcacattggtCTCCAACAATCATAAGGTAAAATAGATtgtaatttatatttacaatccccttatccaaacggCTTCAATTTACATTGTATCAATTTGTAAACTACAGCGCATGGAGAATGGAGTTATTTCTATCGGGAAAATTAAAGTAATGTTGTTCCAATTGGAACCGACAGGTTTCGTGACCTTATTCATCGTTTCATCGCGCATAAAGGTGGtagaattatgagggaattaagtccAGGTCAGAATATTGCGTATCTGTAGAAACACCCTCATTTctttgatctccaccccaaacaaatATCGGGTGAATAGCATGCCTTTCTCATGTTTAAGGTCAGAATACtcgtagagagaaaagtgcataaaaagggaattccGACCATTTATGCATGCTTAACTCCTCGGAATTACCCCCAAAGAGCCTTGAGTCACCATCATTAAGTATTCACCTCCAAGTCAGTCATTGTGAGTCATCCCAGGTTTCAAAATCTCTAAAGTAGAAATAAGTCAGAGTCAGAATGTCAATTAAACTTTATtattgaatttaaaaaatgtatatacactaGTTTTTCATTTGCTAGTATATATCGTTTTTCCTTAAGGTCTCAGTATTAAAAAGATAATTACcattttgcacacaaaaaaacacaagataGACATGCCCATtgggctaaaaatggaccagcccatctggcatttgccacaAATTTATTGGCCAAATTGTAATACGTTAGCCATATGTTCCACTATTGCTAGCGAACCTCAGGAACAATCACACgaatgtgacagaggaaagaaaggtaaaagATGTAATGGAATGAGGCAATATGTatggaaactaacactaaagtgacagttataaatgcaTGTGGGTATAACTGACGGTGAATACACATTAGGAGTTTTTGTTTGCTGATAAATCCTTTTTTCCCCTTGAGGCCGAATTGTGATGGCTAGTCCACCTCCGGGTGTTTGTGAAACAGGAAGAGAGGAATCAGATTAACATATTTACCAATTCAAATGGTAAATTCAAATATTTTTCCAATTAAAATCACTTAAAAAATAATGATACACTCTGACAAACGGTAATagtacacacccatacacacaaatGTCAAATGGaaattaatgttaatgttactaatTATTCAGTAAATTATTGATAATTGCTGAATAATTGGTTGAAAACTTTACATCCTTTAATATAACGCCACCTTTTTTATACACAAGGGGAGGTCCTTGGGACAagttaaaacaggtttttcaaataAATGACAAACAGAGTTAACCAAAGTGTCAAAACTGAGAATCTAAGCCATTTTTGTCTGATTTACTACCCTAACAtatggaaatgttttaagatAGTAATTACATGGACCATCTAGCTGTTTTATtttaggacccctgggggtataagaaacaaatgtatttatttgtatttttatgaaacattgaatttggccttaaYGCTATTAACTCATGGCAACGCACTGaataacacacaaatacatagCAAAAAAGATAGGCCAAAAATAAATCAGAAGGAAGTATGGTTTGTAGTGTCTKAAATGCATCAGGTAGGTATTGGAAAKctcaggaaaacatcagggacRATCATAATGCAATAATTGTCCATTCACTCCCMTTCATTTCATCGCGCAGTCATTTTCTGCTGAGTTGGGATRTGGCTGACCTTACTGTCTAAYGAGTCGTCAAGGCTTGGCTAGAGCAAAACAGACTATTATTYAGATGAAATAGGCCAAGAAACAAACATGACAAAAGAATGTYAAAATCAGATTTGCWTCATCAAAGCAACAGTCCAGATTTCCTTAAAGTGTTGTCAACATTTTGAACTAGCTCCTTCTCATATTCCCACAGCTTTTTGTCCACAAGCAGCTGATCTTTAGTGAGGCTCCCTTGCAGGGGAACTCTGACGTGTACTAGCCGACACACATCAGGTGGTACCCAGAAGGTCTCCCCTAAAGTCTTCAGCACAGAGTGAACAGATGTCTGTACTACATGTCTAGGGTTGACAATCAGTTTGGTAGGGTTGATAACAGCTTCTCTCGAGGGTTCTCTGTAAATATGCTCCAGGATATTGATCCCTGGAATTTCCCTCCATTGTGGCAGTTTGAACTTGCCACTGTCATCGTAATGGTTTTTGGGGAATATGTGGTTCTCGATGACGAAGACTCCTACTCTGGGGTGCTGGTGTTGAAGGTCCTCCAGCAGTAGATGCAAATTGGCATGTTGGTAAGGCATCACGATCTCATCAATGTCATGAAGAAGTACATACTTCGACTGGTACATGTATCTATAGATGCATTCATTCAGAGTGGTCAGCTGCCCATAGTAGTGGAGATCTCCTTTGTGCTCCTCAAACCTCCAGCCTTTGGATGGGTTGAGGAAYTGRTCAATCGRCCATTCTACTATTTCCAGTATACCCTCTTCCCTGTAGTGAACTAACACTGGTTCCAAGTCCTGACCACAGCTGGTGTTATAGATAACCACTCTCTGCACCCCAAGGAGTTTGTACATCTCCATAGTTTGGACAAACTGCAGGACATTGTTATAGCCCCCGAAAAGRTTGGAGATGCACACTGTAAAGTTGTATGRaaatatcttctcctctctcagttCTTTGTTTTGTATGGACAGGAAGTGCTGGTTTTGGGTGGCTTTGATATCTGAATGTATTGATATAGTGACATGTGTCACATTATACATAGATGGACTCTGGCACAGCACATCTGTGGTCACAAAGGGGAATCCAAAATGGTCGCTGTGCATCTCCACCTGTGCCACTGAGGCAGGAAAGCAGCCATGTCCACCACAGAAAAAACAATGAAGTGGCTGGAGATCATCTCTTCTGATTATACTAATGATGCGGATTGCTCCATCCACTCTGTGGTCTTTGTAGGCAGACACCATTAAATGCTTTGTGTCTTTAATCTGAGTTATTGTTTGATCACTTATGAGAATTTGCCAATGTGTTTTTGCAGGGTATTTGTTTGTATTCAATTTGATATATATGGACCATGTCCAATATAAACATACCACTGCAAAGAATATTAGAAGACCAAACCGAAATTTCagcatactgtaggctatgtcCATCAAAATCCAGCTCTGTGATTCCAGACCAGACCTATTGGGGGGAGATGTTATTGTTGAGAGCTCAAGTTCTCTTTTTTAAATACAGTAGCTAACCAATGCAActttgtccttgtttttttatttgcggACTCGGATGTGAATATTTTAACACTGCAACATccacattaaaatatatataattttccaAATTAGGCTTTTTTTTGATGGGATGCGCATCAGAATGTTTTCACTCTAGTGCAGCAATAATACGAGCACTTAATTTCCAGATGACGTTAACTATGAGSAAACACCGGTAATTATAATAACAGATTTTAAACATAATAAGGTAGTTAGTTGTGACCTACATATGTTTTTTTATCAGCGTAGCCTAACATAAATTCGAGGAATCAATGTATTTACAATTGTCTTGATCAAATTCATCAAAACAATCAAACATACAAAATGTCCCATTTAATAATAATTGTGCAGGCTACATACCTTATTCATTGATGTTTCTTAGCAGGTGACAAACGCTTTCATATTTCAACGTCTCCACATGGTGGACTCTGAGCTAGTGTATGGTCGTTCTCGGACGAACCGCTCTTTTTCAATGGATCAAGAACCGAATCGCATCTGTGAAAGAGCCGTTCAATTAGCTACCTGATTTGCATAGGCTACTGCTTGAATAATCTTCCTTTTTTGAAGGCGATCTAATAATTATGTCtggttaaaatgtatttgaatacACATATCACGATCTGACATAATGGCAGTCAACTTTTTAGGCTTTACATTCGAGATgtgctatttttcatggttttattatatttttaagcACTCGTCACCAGTGGAACCAGATGACCAGGGCTGACCGTCGTTATCGCACACACATCATCATTTACAGTACTTTTCCATGTAGCCTACcttaaataatcattaaaataactgGTGACAAGAAGTAGGCATACTACTGGCTTGATGCTGAAAAAGCTTATTGTCTCTAATTGGCAGCTGTAGTGTCGTCGGTAGGGAGAAGGGCGGTTAAAGGGGGTGGGATGTGTGAGGAAAACTGCACGTGAACGGCAGGAGCACAGCTGCGCTTGACAAAGCGGCATATCTCTAGCGCCGCGTGAATGAGGAAATGGCCAACAAAGCTGACACACAGCGTGCGACCACTCTGGAGGGACTCCAGCCTCCGAAGTGCTCATTGCATTGCTATCTGGGAGGCTAGGTACTGAACAAAAAGCCATTTGGGCGCCAAATTAACAGCTATTTTAGGGGAATGGAGCCACAATTCCAGCTCATCAAAAAGactcggaatgcccatcactactcAGGGCCGGCCCTAGCAACTAAGACATAAGCGACCGTTTTCAATtaactgttgagagttagaaaagTAGATTCTTATTGCCAGCAGTAATAGTCTTATGACATTGACAGCAGTAAGATTTAAGTTCGATTTCCAAAAAGACAAGGCAtgtagctttcaaatgatgccacTTTATATTATTTTTGTGTGTGCGCTCAGAGTTTAACAGGTTCTTAAccttatccctaaccttaaccactaaccttatgttagccatctagctaatgtTAGAGTTAGCTACCTAGccccctagctaacgttagccacaacaaattgtaattcgtaacatatcatacgaaatggatgttGGACATcgacaaatgaatacataccataccaaacgtaacatagcatactcatttgagtgtcctggattttcctttactatgttacatctacatCTACTGAGTCCAGGTtgttttttctcttgttttgtcagtcactggCAGTTACTCAATTAGCCTATGTCAGCTAACATTtcttagattggtaaattagtctaaccAGTTATCTAAACTCACAGTAAACATGGTCCACTAACCGACCGGGGCTcgcagggcatgtgcccaggggccctggcCTCCATGGGGCCTCTATTgatgttagtcactctcactcagatatcatattaacatggcatgtCATGGTCAAATGTGTCGAATTgcaggatttttttctctctcagctGTCAAGAGGGTGGccacaatttgtatttattttttagcttagggcccccaaaaggctatgGCTGGGTCTGGGTGAACTAACCTGTTTATGGTATGGAATGATATGTTCTATCTATGGTATTGAACTCACTGCATGATAACTTAAGCAGAGATAATACACAGCTGATACACTCATTAAATCCCTCCCCTCACAGCACTACCCATCTTGGTTTGAATAAATGACAGAGCaacttccaagatggcgtagcagtcaggcgtctttgtcttcgtcttgtcgtgtcccgtgtatatatcgttttatatcttttttttctcgcaaatatttatttatatttttcttaacctcaacttcaacatactctcctgcaacccgcctcacccaatgtggtatggatgttctattttctttactttagaaccggaacacccaacagaagctagccagctaactagtgtAGGGGGTGGGTCCCAAAGACCCTCCCCATTATTGATTAAGGGGACCTTAAGATTCATATGTTTTGCTGCAGGCCTTATAATAAGATACTATTGCTATGTGTCTAAAACCTCTACCACTATACGTTGCACAAGCTATCTATATTAGTCTTTGTGCTTAAGCCCTGGCTGTTGCGAGAGTGTGCTTGCAGGCTAGGTCTGAGGCAGACCAAAACTAGATAAAGAGAAGTAACCACTGTCTGGTGTTGACATTTTGATATTGTGTGACAGTAGACAATGCTAATAAATTCAGAGAAGCTACTGTACTAGGTTGCCTAATAAGGTAACCTCAGCTTATTGATACACACATACATTGACGTAGGTGATCATACCACTAGGGAGTGATCACGTTTAAAATCAGCTGTGCCCTTAGGTGGGGTGcggaacttactcggaaacatgcgcgCTATGTTCCCGTTGTCAACTTCTCTCTGCACTTGCATTAATAACTGaatgattgatttacttaaagatattgtctgattgctgatttcaccaataaaCAAATGATTAACAAGGAACGAACCCCgacactagctactagctagtagtcagctatccactgctagcggtcatcagctaacctttagcctgggcaactcctgccagtctgcacagcgcaattCAATATCTCCGGATTTCTAcggcaagctctgaaccttttcacctagatcatcgcagctagctagctgctatccgagtggctactcctggctaacgtctctgtcccgaagcaagcaccaataagcctggagctagcctatgttaggccaatctcccggctagctgaagaggtccattagccactccttgggctacaatacctattttgccaattggcctggacctctTTTACTGCCGATACgaagccccgccgatccatcacgactggactatcATGACCGGACGTAATCCTCCCGAAGGGgtttttcaacaggctcctccgtcgcgacgtcccctgaatgcccatctgctagcctgctagccgtggcccgctagctgtctagagcatatcgaactgttagctgaagatgatcatcagccaatttcttgggctactatacctattttgccaattggcctggacgcttttactacacggagccctgccgatccatcacgactggtctgccgacgtaaccgcacgAGGGGGCTACTACAGTCTCTTCCGTCGCgatgtccctctaaggcccttctgctagcctgctatccccggcccgctagctgtctgaatcgccatgtctccagcccgcctagctactcactggactctatgatCACTCGtctaagcatgcctctccctaatgtcaatatgccttgtccattgctgttttgtttAGGGATTATTGTCttattcactgtagagcctccagccctgctcaatatgccttagctaacccttttgttccacctcccacacatgcggtgaccttacctggtttaaatggtgtctctagagacaatacctctctcattgtcactcaatgcctaggtttacctccactgtattcacatcctgccatacctttgtctgtacattatgccttgaatctattctaccgcgcccagaaacctgctccttttactctctgttccgaacgtactagacgaccagttcttatagcctttagtcgtacccttatcctactcctcctctgttcctctggtgatgtagaggttaatccaggccctgcagtgcctagctccactcccattccccaggcgctctcatttgttgaccttggtttcatgcatgttaacattagaagcctcctccctaagtttgttttattcactgctttagcacactctgccaatccggatgtcctagccgtgtctgaatcctggctttggAAGGCTAACAAAAcccctgaaatgtccatccctaactaaaacattttccaaaaagatagaactgccaaagggggcagagttgcaatctactgcagagatagcctgcagagttctgtcaaacTATCCAGGTCtctgcccaaacaattcgagcttctacttttaaaaatccactttWMAAAAaaaaagtctctcaccgttgccgcttgttatagacccttAAGCCCCCAGGTGTGCCctgaacaccatatgtgaattgattgccccccatctatcttcagagttcgtactgttaggtgatctaaactgggatatgctcaACACCCCGGCTGTCCtgcaatctaagcttgatgccctcaatctcacacatatTATCAGTGAacttaccaggtacaaccccaaatccataaacacgcgtaatgggtctgcagtgaaacgaccacccctcatcactatcaaacgctccctaaaacacttcagtgagcaggcctttctaatcaacctggcccgggtatcctggaaggatattgacctcattccgtcagtagaggatacctggttattctttaaaagtgctttcctcaccatcttaaataagcatgccccattcaaaaaaaattgaaccaggaacagatatagcccctggttcactccagacctgactgcccttgaccagcacaaaaacatcctgtggtgtactgcattagcatcaaatagcccccgctaaatgcaacttttcaggggagttaggaacaaatatacacaggcagttaggaaagctaaggatagctttttcaaacagaactttgcatcctgtagcacaaactccaaaaagttctgggacactgtatattccatggagaataagagcacctcctcccagctgcccactgcactgaggctaggaaacactgtcaccgccAATTAATCCATGATAATtgtgaatttcaataagcatttttctacggctggccatgctttccacctggctacccctaccacggtcaacagccctgcaccccccacagcaacttgcccaatcctcccccatttctccttcacccaaatccagattgctgatgttctgaaagatctGAAAAATCTGGACCCCGACAAGTCATCCGGGCTAGACAAcctggaccctctatttctaaaattatccgtcgaaattgttgcaacccctattactagcctgttcaacctctctttcgtatcgtctgagatccccaaagattggaaagctgccgttgtcatccccctcttcaaagggggagacactagacccaaactgctacagacctatgtctattctgccctgcctttctaaggtcttcgaaagccaagttaaaaaaCAGATccaaccgtaccttctccgctatgcaatctgatttccgagctggtcatgggtgcacctcagccacgctcaaagtcctaaacgatatcataactgccatcgataagagacaatactgtgcagctgtattcatcgacctggcctaggctttcgactctgtcaatcaccacattcttattggcagactcaacagccttggtttctcaaatgactgcctcgcctggttcaccaactacttctcaagacagagttcagtgtgtcaaatcggagggcctgttgtccggacctctggcagtctctatggggtgccacagggttcaattctcggctgactcttttctctgtatatatcaatgatgtctctcttgcctgctggtgattcttgatccacctctacgcagacgacaccattctgtatacttctggcccttctttgggcactgtgttaactaacttccagacaagcttcaatgccatacaactctccttccgtggcctcaactgctcatttagtaaaactaaatgcatgctcttcaacgtcggctgcccgcacctgcccggcTCGTCCAGCGCATCACTACTCGTGGACGGTTCCTGACTTAGaattatgtggacaactacaaatacgtaGGTGTCCTGGTTTAGacttgtaaactctccttccagactcacattaagcatctccaatccataaATTTATATCAGAAATCggcttctatttcgcaacaaagccatCCTTTCACTCATGCTTGCCAACATACCCTTCGTTTAAAACTGACTCTCTCTACTGATCCATTGACTTCGGGcgagatgtcatttacaaatatagCTTTTCCaaccactctactcagcaaattggattggCAGTCTATCAGCAGTGGCATCCGTTTGTCCACCAAAGCCTCGATTATactcccaccactgcgacctgttatgCTCTGGTGgatggccctcacttcatattcgtcgccaaaccaacACTggcccaggtcatctataagtctttactGGGtgaagcccgccttatctcagctcactggtcaccatagcagcacccacccgtagcacgcgctccagcaggtatatttcaacttggtcacccccaaagcaatTACCCCCTTTGCTGTCCTttcttccagttttctgctgccaatggacTTGGAAACGGAATtgtcaaaaatcactgaagctgaagaGACTTCAtattctccctcactaacttttaacaCCAGCTGTAGAGCAGTCCACAGAGTCACTCACCTGTaataacccatctgtaaatagccccatCCAACTTACCGTCATCCCCATTACTGTTATTTTCAATTTGTTTGCTCGCTTTGGCACCCCGTATCTCAACTTGAACATTCATTCTTCTGcactctatcactccagtgtttaattgctaaattgtaattatttcgccactatggcctatttattgccttacctcccttatcttacctcatttgcacacacattgtttattccatgtgtaactttgtgttgttgtttgtgtcgcactgctttgctttatcttggccaggtcacagttttaaatgagaacatgttctcaactagcctacctggttaaataaaggtgtgaaaaataataaaaaataagagACATAGAGCTCCTCCCAACCACGTTTTTAAAAAGTGAACAGCCTCTCTACAATGATGAATGAGTTGTTATCATCCCTTCAGTATACAGGCCATACTAAGCCTGACTCATGGCTCACATCCCATCGTACTTTCCAGTACAATCTGTCAAAGCAGGATTGAATAGAAACTCTGAAAAGATTCTGCACAGCTTGTATTTGTTACAGGGTtaatagtggactttgcagtgATCATGCTTGAGAATAAGCCAAGAGCACAGAATGAGCCCTTGCCAATTTCACTTTTTCAACACAACCTGCAAGTAAAATACAACTGGTGCTCTCTTATCTGTATGTACCCTGACAATATATTTGTGAATATTTACCCTATGCAAACTTTGCTATTGGTAGCTCCTGAAAGAGAAAGGGTGAGAAGCCGGATGAAAGGGAGTTTAAAGTACACTGGTGATTATGGATGGTGTGTAAGCCAGCCATGACACAACCCTGTCACCCACAAAGGTATTCGCTGAGATCTGGAAACACTATCACCATTGAactgaagaacacacacactgactgtagtATTTCTATGATGAGATCCCCGAGCACTGTCAGAATGACCTAAGCAATTACCTTGGACCTGCTCATTCAAAGACTTTCATCTGTAAAACTTGAATGAAAGCAGATTTGTAATAGAtgtaggatcagcttaccctccccaAATTCTAGAGGGAAAACACAAAACTGACATCAATGTTGAGGGGGGAAATTCACCCTACTGTACTCATTGGTGCCCCAGTTCATCTGACTGTTTGAACTTTGTACCCAGATTACCCCACAGGCTTTTAAAGGTGAACCCACCATCCACTGTGGAGTCCTAAAACTCTATCTCCTAGAATCATGTTTTTTGTTACTTAGCCTTTTCGAAATGTTTGATATGTGAATCAGGAGAGTTCATAACAGGGAGaaattgtgttattgtgttgtgtgaacaaAACTTAGTGAAGGGATGAGTTGAGGAGCTGTTTGGATCACGGAACTCTGTATGAGTGAGGGAAATTCAAACCCAAACAGTTGAAGACCAGGTAGTCTTCCAAGGAATTGACAGCATCAGTATTTCCACCATTGACCAGATTGTTCAGAAGATCTTTTTTTTAAAACTTATGTAGAGAATCTTTGAGCTGGATGCCATGGCTGACTCACAGGAATACATCTTCATTGACAAGGCAGGTTTCAACCTAACAAAAAGGCGCAAAAGGGGGCGCAACATCATTGGTCACCGTGCCATCATATAAGTTCCTGGCCAGAGGAGAGGCAACATCACCCTATGTGCAGCCATCAGCAATCGTGGTGTCCTCCACCGCCATGTCAAAGTGGGtccatacaacacaacacaactcctTCAATTTCTAGATCAGCTGCACAATAACATTCttcaacaggaaggggagccagggCAACCAGAGCAAGCCCAATATGTTGTCATTTGGGATAACGTGAGTTTCCATCGGGCTGCTCTGGTTCGCTCCTGGTTCAATGATCACCCCAGGTTCACCGTTCATTTTTTGCCAGCATATTCCCCATTTCTGAATCCGATTGTGGAATTTTTCTCAGCATGGCAGTGGAGAGTGTATGACCGCAACCCCTACGCACAGCAAAACATCCTGGAGGCAATGGTGGACGCCTGTGGTGATGGGTCTGTGAAGTCTATCCAGGGTTTTCTAAGGCACACAAGGGCATTTTTCCCATGCTGCCTGGCAAGAGCAAACATAAGGCCTGACCCAGACCTGAGACGAGATGATGAGAACGCTGAAGCTGAGTAACCTGTACATTTGCTGCACTTGGAAATAAAGCTTTTGGAAATtgggtattttactgtgcatggaCTCTTCCTTACATGTTTTGTCAGTGTGACATTTCAAAGGTCAGGTTTTTGACCAAAACAGCATTTACAGTAAGTAGTATTCCCTTATCCACTAATGTAAGAGGTATTTATTACAGTACTGTTTTGAATTTCTCTCGCCAGGGTGTTCTGAAAGGGTCACCTGGATAATCAGTGCTGTGATTTTACAAAGTTCCAAATGATTTCTCTGAACCTATTCTAA from Salvelinus sp. IW2-2015 linkage group LG33, ASM291031v2, whole genome shotgun sequence encodes:
- the LOC111958063 gene encoding uncharacterized protein, which encodes MDIAYSMLKFRFGLLIFFAVVCLYWTWSIYIKLNTNKYPAKTHWQILISDQTITQIKDTKHLMVSAYKDHRVDGAIRIISIIRRDDLQPLHCFFCGGHGCFPASVAQVEMHSDHFGFPFVTTDVLCQSPSMYNVTHVTISIHSDIKATQNQHFLSIQNKELREEKIFXYNFTVCISNLFGGYNNVLQFVQTMEMYKLLGVQRVVIYNTSCGQDLEPVLVHYREEGILEIVEWXIDQFLNPSKGWRFEEHKGDLHYYGQLTTLNECIYRYMYQSKYVLLHDIDEIVMPYQHANLHLLLEDLQHQHPRVGVFVIENHIFPKNHYDDSGKFKLPQWREIPGINILEHIYREPSREAVINPTKLIVNPRHVVQTSVHSVLKTLGETFWVPPDVCRLVHVRVPLQGSLTKDQLLVDKKLWEYEKELVQNVDNTLRKSGLLL